From Nicotiana tabacum cultivar K326 chromosome 20, ASM71507v2, whole genome shotgun sequence, one genomic window encodes:
- the LOC107823154 gene encoding putative apyrase 7, whose product MDPRWPSKSKPYVSGADHNRKMQKIGIIAVSIVFIFVLIGGCFVFSPSLVYNVEKSSSSYFTVVVDCGSSGTRVNIYEWKLQGRLNNNGDLPILLNTYPGNLTKSDGCQYHCMQTEPGLDKFVGNALGVRSSLDPLLRWAERLVPRERREFTPIFVLATAGMRKLPVEDARVVLEDVADVLKDFGFLYKKDWIRVLSGKEEAYYGWIALNYKMGVLGNLLGSHTLGLLDLGGSSLQLVVEVDELKIDNHVFNSKIGSPEHQIVRYSLPAFGLNEAFDRTIVMLSHTQALKESPGGAFKVRHPCLNSGFVQNYTCLSCFQREPISSDLGSHINANAILLLGEPNWEMCKSLTRAVATNSSRGDWSLVHDHASCTGLRSYGGNELLNLMLNASSVTRYHALSGFFAVYQTLNLSPRANLTRMWEAGQQLCSQSWEDHQGIGGAYCFRVLYMISLIQDALCLGKHEIVFGPGDVSWTLGAALIEGQYLWSDTTKYQYGIFYLKHSKMLSSSVALFLLLLCLLLIVYRSQIKLPMPGRKPTPSRASLPSYIYSKRQPN is encoded by the exons ATGGACCCCAGATGGCCATCAAAATCAAAGCCTTATGTATCTGGAGCTGATCACaatcgaaaaatgcaaaaaattggCATAATAGCAGTGTCTATTGTTTTTATCTTTGTATTGATTGGTGGGTGTTTTGTGTTTAGTCCTAGTTTGGTTTATAATGTTGAGAAAAGTAGTAGTTCATACTTTACAGTTGTAGTGGATTGTGGAAGCTCTGGTACAAGAGTTAATATTTATGAGTGGAAATTACAAGGTAGATTGAATAATAATGgagatttgccaattttgctgaATACTTATCCAGGGAACTTGACAAAGAGTGATGGTTGTCAATACCATTGTATGCAAACTGAGCCGGGTTTGGACAAATTTGTTGGAAATGCTTTGGGCGTTAGATCATCATTGGATCCTTTGCTTCGTTGGGCGGAGCGGTTGGTGCCACGGGAAAGACGGGAATTCACTCCCATTTTTGTTCTGGCTACTGCTGGAATGAGGAAATTACCAGTTGAGGATGCTAGAGTGGTTTTGGAAGACGTCGCTGATGTTCTAAAGGATTTTGGTTTTTTATATAAGAAAGATTGGATTAGGGTGTTGAGCGGGAAGGAAGAGGCGTATTATGGTTGGATTGCTCTAAATTACAAGATGGGGGTGTTGGGTAATTTGTTAGGATCACACACATTGGGTCTTCTTGATTTAGGGGGTTCTTCATTGCAGCTAGTGGTTGAAGTTGATGAATTGAAAATTGATAATCATGTCTTTAATTCAAAGATCGGTTCACCTGAGCATCAGATAGTACGATACTCGTTACCAGCATTCGGTTTGAATGAAGCATTTGACAGGACGATTGTTATGCTTAGTCATACACAAGCACTTAAAGAAAGTCCTGGCGGCGCCTTTAAAGTGAGACATCCGTGTCTTAATTCTGGTTTTGTGCAAAACTATACATGCCTTAGTTGCTTTCAGAGAGAGCCTATAAGTTCAGATTTAGGAAGTCACATCAATGCAAATGCTATACTTCTACTTGGAGAACCTAACTGGGAGATGTGCAAATCACTTACAAGGGCAGTTGCCACAAATTCGAGTAGAGGTGATTGGTCTTTAGTCCATGATCACGCAAGTTGCACTGGCTTGCGTTCATATGGCG GCAATGAATTGCTCAATTTGATGTTAAATGCAAGCTCAGTTACTCGTTATCATGCATTGTCTGGATTTTTCGCTGTCTACCAGACGTTAAATTTGAGTCCAAGAGCAAACTTGACGAGAATGTGGGAGGCGGGTCAACAGTTATGTTCCCAATCATGGGAAGATCACCAAGGTATTGGAGGAGCATATTGTTTCCGGGTTCTGTACATGATATCACTGATTCAAGATGCTCTGTGTCTGGGTAAGCACGAGATCGTATTTGGTCCTGGAGATGTTTCTTGGACATTAGGAGCTGCTCTAATTGAAGGGCAATACCTATGGTCTGATACTACAAAATACCAATATGGCATTTTCTACCTAAAACATAGCAAGATGCTCTCTTCTTCAGTTGCTctatttcttctacttttatGCCTTCTATTGATTGTTTATAGGAGTCAAATTAAGCTGCCTATGCCAGGAAGGAAGCCAACTCCTTCAAGGGCATCCTTGCCCTCTTACATATATTCCAAACGCCAGCCTAACTAA